A window from Candidatus Woesearchaeota archaeon encodes these proteins:
- a CDS encoding MoxR family ATPase has translation MASKSYMESVKKIQTKFESLKKELGKVVVGQSDVVDEILVAIMCGGNALLESYPGLGKTLTINTLSQLLDMKFSRIQSTPDLMPSDITGTYLIEEDKGKKKFKFQQGPLFANIVLADEINRATPKTQAALLEAMQEKQVTVGNTTFKLDAPFFVLATQNPIDQEGTYPLPEAQVDRFLFKILVNYPTKEEEFEIVERFTSHSELSDVKKVLSKEQLITIQKLVKQIPVADDLKEKVVKLVNFTRTDKELIEYGASPRASLGIVLAAKAHALMNGRAYVSMKDIEKVAYPVLRHRIVLSFKSERESKTADNVIGELLKKL, from the coding sequence ATGGCTTCAAAAAGTTATATGGAATCTGTTAAAAAAATCCAAACAAAGTTTGAGAGCTTAAAAAAAGAGCTTGGAAAAGTAGTTGTAGGACAATCTGATGTTGTTGATGAAATTTTAGTGGCTATAATGTGTGGAGGAAATGCATTGCTAGAATCATATCCAGGTCTTGGTAAAACATTAACTATTAATACACTGTCACAACTTTTGGATATGAAGTTTAGTCGTATTCAAAGTACGCCTGACCTGATGCCCTCAGATATTACTGGAACTTATCTTATTGAAGAAGATAAAGGAAAGAAAAAATTTAAATTTCAACAAGGCCCACTATTTGCAAATATTGTTCTTGCAGATGAGATTAATCGTGCAACACCAAAAACTCAAGCGGCACTCCTTGAAGCCATGCAGGAAAAACAAGTAACAGTTGGTAATACTACATTCAAACTTGATGCTCCATTTTTTGTTTTAGCAACTCAAAACCCTATTGATCAAGAAGGAACGTATCCCTTACCCGAAGCGCAGGTTGACAGGTTTTTATTCAAAATTTTAGTAAATTATCCAACAAAAGAAGAAGAATTTGAAATTGTTGAACGTTTCACAAGTCATTCTGAACTTAGTGATGTAAAAAAAGTTTTGAGTAAAGAACAATTAATTACAATTCAAAAATTAGTAAAACAAATTCCAGTTGCAGATGATTTGAAAGAAAAGGTAGTAAAGTTAGTTAATTTTACTCGAACTGATAAAGAATTAATCGAGTATGGTGCATCACCTAGAGCATCACTAGGAATAGTTCTTGCAGCAAAAGCTCATGCATTAATGAATGGTCGAGCATATGTTAGCATGAAAGACATTGAAAAGGTCGCATATCCAGTTCTTAGACACAGAATAGTATTGAGTTTTAAATCAGAACGAGAAAGTAAAACTGCAGATAATGTAATTGGAGAACTTTTAAAAAAATTATAA
- a CDS encoding phosphate uptake regulator PhoU gives MKLHERKLQEISGSLLVSIPKAWANQFKLKKGSKVEIGEAEFSLQLAPKLDRIKTKSRELIDYDERFVRKFMRLYLKGTDEIVIAHKNSFSTHDKKSIQKNLEGFMNVQIIEEHSDKIVIQNFDITDLTIEQCLKRMYFLTKNMIVGVIEQSDDIHSIDSNLHKFYFLLVRLIRKDLDEGLYAEKKMHLIRYMDYRMASEKIERIGDLLKVINHKKKDKILIQQLKFIEKEYEATFNAFVKEDFKTAMELWKKRNQINKDFKTLRTEIAEIHEFIVQISKLIR, from the coding sequence ATGAAGCTTCACGAACGTAAACTTCAAGAGATTTCTGGTTCTTTACTAGTTTCAATACCCAAAGCTTGGGCAAATCAATTCAAATTAAAAAAAGGAAGTAAAGTTGAGATTGGAGAAGCTGAGTTTTCACTCCAATTAGCACCAAAACTTGATAGAATCAAAACTAAAAGTCGAGAATTAATAGATTATGATGAACGTTTTGTTAGAAAATTTATGAGATTATACCTTAAAGGAACTGATGAAATTGTCATTGCTCATAAAAATTCTTTTTCAACACATGACAAAAAATCAATTCAAAAAAATCTTGAAGGTTTTATGAATGTCCAAATAATTGAAGAACATTCAGATAAAATTGTAATTCAAAATTTTGACATAACTGACTTAACAATAGAACAATGTCTCAAAAGAATGTATTTTCTCACGAAAAATATGATTGTTGGAGTAATAGAACAATCAGACGATATTCATTCTATTGATTCAAATTTGCATAAATTTTATTTTTTACTAGTCAGGTTAATTCGAAAAGATTTAGATGAAGGATTATACGCAGAAAAAAAAATGCACCTTATTCGCTATATGGATTATAGAATGGCGAGTGAAAAGATAGAACGTATCGGAGATTTATTAAAAGTTATTAATCACAAGAAAAAAGACAAAATACTCATTCAACAACTCAAATTTATCGAAAAAGAATATGAAGCTACATTTAATGCATTTGTGAAAGAAGATTTCAAAACAGCAATGGAGCTTTGGAAAAAACGAAATCAAATTAATAAAGATTTTAAGACACTTAGAACTGAAATTGCAGAAATTCACGAATTTATTGTACAAATATCAAAATTGATAAGATAA
- a CDS encoding nucleotidyltransferase domain-containing protein, which translates to MVEDITNTKIGIIGLFRTNYLKQVHIRGMGQKLKKNHTTLLPHLKDLVKDKILNHKTIGKNKYYFLNLYEINTRNWLVLAEIAQTTKHCKKYFQIYQISNWFSELKLNNPLILFGSYADETFNKASDIDILTTDKLSKKNSEKMLEFTDLSTKEINIMDTTFDKFKKELHNRDPLITEVVKKHVILQNIEPFVDTLWDYFKKYSQED; encoded by the coding sequence ATGGTTGAAGATATCACCAATACTAAAATTGGAATAATAGGTTTATTTAGAACAAATTACTTAAAACAAGTACACATACGAGGGATGGGACAAAAACTTAAAAAAAATCACACAACATTATTACCTCACTTAAAAGATTTAGTAAAAGACAAAATTCTCAATCACAAAACAATTGGAAAAAACAAATATTATTTTCTTAATCTTTATGAAATAAATACTCGTAATTGGTTAGTTTTAGCAGAAATTGCACAAACAACAAAACATTGTAAAAAATATTTTCAAATATATCAAATAAGTAATTGGTTTAGTGAATTAAAATTAAACAATCCTTTAATTCTTTTTGGCTCATATGCAGATGAAACATTTAACAAAGCAAGTGATATTGATATTTTAACAACTGATAAATTATCTAAAAAAAATTCAGAAAAAATGTTAGAATTTACGGATTTGTCCACTAAAGAAATAAATATTATGGATACAACTTTTGATAAGTTTAAAAAAGAACTTCATAATCGAGATCCTTTAATTACTGAGGTTGTAAAAAAACATGTTATTCTTCAAAATATTGAACCATTTGTGGATACCCTTTGGGATTATTTCAAAAAATACTCACAAGAAGATTGA
- a CDS encoding DUF58 domain-containing protein, whose amino-acid sequence MIDLEFIKDLNRFSIMLKKRIHSNYSGVRQSRRFGSGLVFYDYRQYVPGDDFRAIDWKVYARTNDLYIKRFEEERNMSVHVIVDASASMDFGAKIKKFEYASMVALGFCHMALKNNERFEISTFAEDLKVFKAHKGMSKLISSFYTLQDIKPDGKSLFAESLKKYKAIIKHKAFVVIVSDFLFDLNQLKEILPLFKKSDVLCVQVLDEEEIKPLFKGDVLLEDSETKDRLKTFISNRFKETYSKALSDHLSEIRSLCGDLNIRFATVSTDTPIFDAFYEMLAK is encoded by the coding sequence ATGATTGATTTAGAATTCATAAAAGATTTGAACCGATTTAGCATCATGCTAAAAAAACGTATCCATAGTAACTACTCAGGTGTTCGTCAAAGTAGAAGGTTTGGTTCAGGACTCGTTTTTTATGATTATCGACAATATGTACCCGGAGATGATTTTAGAGCTATTGATTGGAAAGTATATGCGAGAACTAATGATTTGTATATTAAACGTTTTGAAGAAGAAAGAAATATGAGTGTTCACGTAATAGTTGATGCGAGCGCAAGTATGGATTTTGGTGCTAAAATAAAAAAATTTGAATATGCTTCAATGGTAGCACTTGGATTTTGCCATATGGCTTTAAAAAATAATGAACGTTTTGAAATTTCTACATTTGCAGAAGACCTTAAAGTTTTCAAAGCACATAAAGGAATGAGCAAACTCATCAGTAGTTTTTATACATTACAAGATATTAAACCTGACGGTAAAAGTTTATTTGCAGAATCATTAAAAAAATATAAAGCAATTATTAAACATAAAGCATTTGTTGTTATTGTTTCAGATTTCTTATTTGATTTAAATCAACTTAAAGAAATATTACCCTTATTCAAAAAAAGTGATGTTCTTTGCGTACAAGTTTTAGATGAAGAAGAAATAAAACCATTGTTTAAAGGCGATGTGTTATTAGAAGATAGCGAGACTAAAGATCGTTTGAAAACATTTATTTCTAATAGATTTAAAGAAACATACAGTAAAGCATTAAGTGATCATTTAAGCGAAATTAGAAGTCTTTGTGGCGATTTAAATATTCGTTTTGCTACCGTTTCAACAGATACTCCAATTTTTGATGCGTTTTATGAAATGCTCGCAAAATAA
- a CDS encoding FHA domain-containing protein has protein sequence MIRPVKLIRTHSGDALVIDRITHLGRFAEVKDAKARTTPQEIHDAQIAIQILEARVSRNHAIIYPPTEDETGFLLDLNSHNGTFLNNCRLPVGIKTKLNEGDILKFPGSNAFEYRPLDYVPQSPVFTQCLESGVAPARNYGLMVGHPGFNLNGVVNDVKKLKKMFEQRGFNGNIQDLLKNDATVEGVFANLDKFRGLVTNDAIFMFYFSGHGDYEGNLCLGGPVGLSEKLNPKKLLELLSDFRGQKLLILDGCYTSEFAKYDLPARTVLIGSEGKAYEGPAQSMVGPSSEGVVAGELNVMGYCSRAIYKALKAHPNSMSVDELVAIVREDDRIKFRQQAVTYHPMTQILLQSAALHEV, from the coding sequence ATGATACGACCTGTTAAATTAATAAGAACGCATTCTGGTGATGCGCTAGTAATTGATCGAATAACTCATCTAGGAAGATTTGCTGAAGTTAAAGATGCAAAAGCGCGAACAACTCCTCAAGAAATACATGATGCTCAAATTGCAATTCAAATTCTTGAAGCAAGAGTTTCTCGAAATCATGCAATAATTTATCCTCCGACTGAAGATGAAACTGGATTTCTTCTTGATCTTAATTCACATAATGGTACTTTTCTAAATAATTGTAGATTGCCAGTTGGAATAAAAACAAAATTAAATGAGGGCGATATATTAAAATTTCCTGGATCTAACGCATTTGAATATAGGCCACTTGATTATGTTCCACAATCTCCTGTTTTTACTCAATGTTTAGAATCTGGAGTTGCTCCTGCAAGAAATTATGGTCTGATGGTCGGACATCCTGGTTTTAATTTAAATGGGGTTGTTAATGATGTTAAAAAACTTAAAAAGATGTTTGAACAAAGAGGATTTAATGGCAATATTCAAGATTTATTAAAAAATGATGCAACTGTTGAAGGAGTATTTGCTAATCTAGACAAATTTAGGGGTTTAGTTACAAATGATGCAATTTTTATGTTTTATTTTTCGGGCCATGGAGATTATGAGGGAAATCTTTGTTTAGGTGGTCCTGTTGGACTTTCTGAAAAATTAAATCCTAAAAAACTATTAGAATTATTATCTGATTTTAGGGGACAAAAATTATTAATTTTAGATGGGTGTTATACTTCAGAATTTGCTAAATATGACTTGCCTGCAAGAACAGTTTTAATCGGATCAGAAGGTAAAGCCTACGAAGGTCCTGCACAATCAATGGTGGGTCCAAGTTCAGAAGGAGTCGTTGCAGGGGAATTAAATGTAATGGGATATTGTAGTAGAGCAATCTATAAAGCGTTAAAAGCACATCCCAATTCTATGTCTGTGGATGAATTAGTTGCAATAGTGCGAGAAGATGATCGAATAAAATTTAGACAGCAAGCAGTTACTTATCATCCTATGACTCAAATATTGCTTCAATCTGCTGCATTGCATGAAGTTTAA
- a CDS encoding aspartate 1-decarboxylase yields the protein MKQMLRSKIHKAIVTEADLSYVGSITIDEQLMELAGLLEYEKVLVVDNTNGSRLETYVISGTRGSGQICMNGAAAHLIKKRDEIIIMSFELMDFVKKPTCILVDCNNSFVRYLS from the coding sequence ATGAAACAAATGTTAAGATCAAAAATTCATAAAGCAATAGTTACGGAAGCTGACTTGAGTTATGTTGGCAGTATAACAATTGATGAACAGTTAATGGAACTTGCAGGACTATTAGAATATGAAAAAGTTTTAGTTGTAGATAATACTAATGGTTCTCGACTTGAAACTTATGTAATTTCGGGAACACGTGGAAGTGGGCAAATTTGTATGAATGGTGCTGCTGCTCATTTAATAAAAAAAAGAGATGAAATAATTATTATGAGTTTTGAATTAATGGATTTTGTTAAAAAACCAACTTGTATATTGGTTGATTGCAATAATTCATTTGTGAGATATTTGAGTTAG
- the coaD gene encoding pantetheine-phosphate adenylyltransferase, translated as MSEPMSEPILGTKKLNAVYPLSADPLHNGHVSVVETFAPLFEKLWVVIADNPRKKSRYAFSGGERAELTTKALAKFPTVEVVRFGNLLPDFLYANRVDFLLRGLRNSTDFDFEVDLDWWYKKLGSESTPIFVKSGENEKALSSSYIKDTLLAGGPVHEFVPLNVKQALEEKLLHQRIVGLTGGMGSGKTKVGKLIAAQARFPVLDLDLDVLVEGLYFNSECPYHNRVVADVIEAFGPAVLGSDGAIDKAKLGKVAFSSVKYREKLEGIIYPALDREYRRQKEGFEGLVLVNAALIADKGMIYMGNNNVIHVTGDLAIREQRCLDYRGIPASVFRKRVGAQMSDSDRSRIINAEIAVSGTGFEYVVDNSGSLKDLDRSVGACVEYLQSELGL; from the coding sequence ATGAGTGAACCCATGAGTGAACCAATATTAGGTACAAAAAAGTTGAATGCAGTATATCCATTATCTGCAGATCCATTACATAATGGGCATGTTAGTGTAGTTGAAACTTTCGCACCTCTATTTGAAAAATTATGGGTTGTGATTGCTGATAATCCCCGAAAAAAATCAAGATATGCATTTAGTGGTGGTGAGCGAGCTGAGTTAACCACGAAAGCTTTAGCAAAATTTCCTACTGTTGAAGTTGTTAGATTTGGGAATTTATTGCCTGATTTTTTGTATGCGAATCGAGTCGATTTTTTATTGAGAGGACTTAGAAATTCGACAGATTTTGATTTCGAAGTTGATCTTGATTGGTGGTATAAAAAATTAGGATCTGAATCCACTCCAATTTTTGTTAAATCTGGGGAAAATGAAAAAGCACTATCAAGTTCATATATTAAAGACACATTACTTGCAGGCGGACCAGTTCATGAGTTTGTTCCATTAAATGTTAAACAAGCACTTGAAGAAAAATTATTACATCAAAGAATTGTTGGGTTGACTGGTGGAATGGGTAGTGGAAAAACCAAAGTTGGAAAATTAATTGCTGCGCAAGCCAGGTTTCCAGTTTTAGATTTAGATCTTGATGTGCTGGTTGAAGGACTTTACTTTAATTCAGAATGTCCATATCATAATCGCGTTGTTGCAGATGTGATTGAAGCGTTTGGTCCTGCAGTTTTAGGTTCGGATGGTGCAATTGATAAAGCAAAACTTGGAAAGGTCGCATTCTCTTCAGTGAAATATCGTGAAAAATTAGAAGGAATTATTTATCCTGCACTCGATCGAGAATATCGACGACAAAAAGAGGGCTTTGAAGGATTGGTATTAGTTAATGCTGCATTAATTGCTGATAAAGGTATGATTTACATGGGAAATAATAATGTGATTCATGTAACTGGTGATTTAGCTATTCGTGAACAACGATGTTTAGATTATAGGGGAATTCCTGCTTCAGTTTTTAGAAAAAGAGTTGGTGCACAAATGAGTGATTCTGATAGGAGTAGAATAATAAATGCAGAAATTGCAGTATCAGGAACTGGATTTGAATATGTTGTTGATAATAGTGGGTCATTAAAAGATCTTGATCGTTCAGTTGGGGCATGTGTTGAATATTTACAAAGCGAATTAGGATTGTGA
- a CDS encoding NUDIX domain-containing protein, with protein sequence MNEQQKNGVSLDGESVGIESGYILAAQVILYRRVLPSHLQSSKYYSPILALNSDVDIERDANLEVLLTKRPDNFRHYPGEYVFPGGKQDFEEIKYWDLKRTGVREVEEEIGVSIDQSQLTYLFTSITTLGERECRVDMYAAPMPYSQTPQLSSEVDNLVWGEVNSLIGDHDSSKIKISRISLEALLSLSKNKGLLKRTGGD encoded by the coding sequence ATGAATGAACAACAAAAAAATGGAGTTAGTTTAGATGGTGAAAGTGTTGGCATTGAATCGGGATATATTTTGGCTGCACAAGTAATATTATATAGGAGAGTATTGCCGTCTCATTTGCAATCTTCTAAATATTATTCTCCCATATTAGCATTAAATTCTGATGTTGATATTGAGCGGGATGCAAACTTGGAAGTATTACTCACAAAACGGCCTGATAACTTTAGACATTATCCTGGCGAATATGTTTTTCCAGGCGGTAAACAAGATTTTGAAGAAATAAAGTATTGGGATCTTAAGCGAACAGGTGTTCGAGAAGTAGAAGAAGAGATAGGTGTTAGCATAGATCAATCTCAATTAACATATCTATTTACCTCAATTACTACTCTTGGCGAACGTGAATGCAGAGTTGACATGTATGCTGCTCCAATGCCTTATTCTCAAACTCCTCAATTAAGTTCTGAGGTTGATAATCTAGTTTGGGGTGAAGTTAATTCATTAATTGGTGATCATGATTCTAGTAAAATAAAAATATCTAGAATAAGTTTAGAAGCACTGTTGAGCTTATCAAAAAATAAAGGTTTGTTAAAAAGAACAGGAGGTGATTGA
- a CDS encoding VWA domain-containing protein produces the protein MNYSTLWNDFLTELSSVNWLDLNFQKQNMLFFLIPLIIVLIIFIKFNWIKLDPRLKENKKYRIQRGLYRFFVFCSRLIVFSLLILALAEPFGEVTREIPGNTEVHILIDNSSSMELFDTSFVTDLKNKIEEQLPVNSKIIAKGVNSNIGDNILTNLESDRNILLISDGQVSSGLSLGSVSLMATNLNSTISAIKLEESESDISIKLIGPKKTIADVDNTYKILLNRVGENINKKTKIAVYVDDEEILTESTTENEITFKRNFTEGTHTIHAKLKGISLNHFKQNDNYYKTTSVIKRPKVLLITKEATPLETILGDLYDLTVMQNIPSKEVLDEFYATVLNDLPIETINPEFSALQQYVIEGNGLLVIGGYDSYDNGGYKDSLFETLLPINIGTATKLPGGANVVLVIDISGSTGYGIEGSDGKAVDIEKALAISVINDIHENNRVGAVAFNDQAYKVSDIEPLFVHKAELKTKIASLKDGGPTVLQSGLRGAFELLHGKSGSRNVVWITDGQTMDTIDLLTTQDIIESMNAQGIRVFIIGVGANTNEEYLSKMGKLAGGFYLKATESNKLKILFGEPEKEDVGEAFGLFILDPSHFITDDLILNAVMYGYNQVVPKTAANLLVTTDGGEPALTVWRYGIGRVGALTVFSGGNNLGELLNAKNSRLLTRNMNWLIGEPERKEPYFVEIVDSRVNKKSTVIVKSEKFPKAEGLTFNKIDENKYKAEFVRTKTGFDTLLSKDFGVNYDPEFENIGVSPNLNTVVHATGGKVFKPDQVDKIIKHVKSVSKRSITERTLLTLPFLVLALLLFLLEVVLRRIYETWILR, from the coding sequence ATGAATTACTCAACGTTATGGAATGATTTTTTAACTGAATTAAGTTCTGTTAATTGGTTAGATTTAAATTTCCAAAAACAAAATATGTTGTTCTTTTTAATTCCTTTAATTATAGTGTTAATCATATTTATTAAATTCAATTGGATTAAACTTGATCCTAGACTTAAAGAAAATAAAAAATATAGAATTCAAAGAGGACTTTATCGTTTTTTTGTTTTTTGTAGTAGATTAATTGTTTTTTCATTATTAATACTAGCATTAGCAGAACCTTTTGGAGAAGTTACTCGCGAGATTCCAGGAAATACTGAAGTACATATTTTAATTGATAATTCTTCTTCAATGGAATTATTTGATACAAGTTTTGTAACTGATCTTAAAAATAAAATTGAAGAACAACTTCCAGTTAATTCTAAAATAATTGCTAAAGGTGTTAATTCAAACATAGGAGATAACATTTTAACAAATCTTGAATCAGATAGAAATATTTTATTAATCAGCGACGGACAAGTCAGTTCAGGATTAAGTCTTGGCAGTGTTTCTTTAATGGCAACTAATCTTAATTCAACAATTAGTGCAATTAAACTTGAAGAATCCGAGTCAGATATTAGCATTAAATTAATTGGACCTAAAAAAACTATTGCAGATGTTGATAATACATATAAAATATTATTAAATCGTGTTGGCGAAAATATTAATAAAAAAACTAAAATTGCAGTTTATGTTGATGATGAAGAAATTTTAACAGAATCAACTACAGAAAATGAAATTACATTCAAAAGAAATTTTACTGAAGGAACACACACAATTCATGCAAAACTTAAAGGAATTAGTTTGAATCATTTTAAACAAAATGATAATTATTATAAAACTACTAGTGTAATTAAACGGCCTAAAGTTTTACTAATAACAAAAGAAGCAACTCCTCTTGAAACAATTTTAGGAGACTTATATGATTTAACAGTTATGCAAAACATTCCTTCAAAAGAAGTTCTTGATGAGTTTTATGCAACAGTTCTAAATGATTTACCAATTGAAACAATTAATCCAGAATTTAGTGCTCTTCAACAATATGTTATTGAAGGTAATGGACTTCTAGTAATTGGTGGTTATGATAGTTATGATAATGGCGGTTACAAAGATAGTTTATTTGAAACTTTACTTCCAATAAATATTGGTACTGCAACAAAACTTCCTGGAGGTGCAAATGTTGTTTTAGTTATTGATATTTCGGGAAGCACAGGTTATGGAATTGAAGGATCAGATGGTAAAGCAGTAGATATTGAAAAAGCTCTTGCAATTAGTGTTATTAATGATATTCATGAAAATAATAGAGTGGGAGCAGTTGCATTTAATGATCAAGCGTATAAAGTTAGTGATATTGAACCATTATTTGTTCATAAAGCTGAATTAAAAACGAAAATTGCTAGTTTAAAAGATGGCGGCCCAACAGTGTTACAATCTGGTTTGAGGGGAGCTTTTGAATTATTACATGGAAAATCTGGGTCTCGTAATGTTGTGTGGATTACGGATGGGCAAACAATGGATACTATTGATTTGTTAACTACTCAAGACATTATTGAAAGTATGAATGCGCAAGGTATTAGAGTATTTATTATTGGTGTTGGTGCTAATACTAATGAAGAATACCTTAGTAAAATGGGTAAACTTGCAGGTGGTTTTTATTTGAAAGCTACTGAATCAAACAAACTTAAGATTTTATTTGGTGAACCTGAAAAAGAAGATGTTGGTGAAGCATTTGGTTTATTTATTCTTGATCCTAGTCATTTCATTACTGATGATTTAATTCTTAATGCCGTAATGTATGGTTATAATCAAGTAGTTCCAAAAACTGCAGCAAACTTACTTGTAACAACTGATGGTGGTGAACCTGCACTTACTGTTTGGAGATATGGAATTGGTCGGGTTGGTGCATTAACTGTTTTTTCAGGAGGAAATAATCTAGGAGAGTTACTTAATGCGAAAAATAGTAGACTACTTACTCGAAATATGAATTGGTTAATTGGAGAGCCTGAAAGAAAAGAACCTTATTTTGTTGAAATTGTTGATAGTCGAGTTAACAAAAAATCAACGGTTATTGTTAAAAGTGAGAAATTTCCAAAAGCTGAAGGTCTTACATTTAATAAAATTGATGAAAATAAATACAAAGCAGAATTTGTTAGGACAAAAACTGGATTTGATACTCTTCTTAGTAAAGACTTCGGAGTAAATTATGATCCTGAATTTGAAAATATTGGCGTTTCACCAAATTTAAATACAGTTGTACACGCTACAGGTGGAAAAGTTTTTAAACCTGATCAAGTAGATAAAATAATAAAACATGTTAAGTCAGTATCAAAAAGAAGTATTACTGAACGTACATTATTAACATTACCATTTTTAGTTTTAGCATTACTTCTATTTTTATTAGAAGTTGTGTTAAGACGGATTTATGAAACTTGGATTTTAAGATAA